Proteins from a single region of Crassaminicella profunda:
- the flgB gene encoding flagellar basal body rod protein FlgB → MSILNKSFRNINILEKSMDACWLRNEAISNNIANVNTPKFKRNVVKFESILAQNISGQSIEEKLTHEKHLSVGNSSIDQMKPMVTKDITSKYRKDGNNVNVDVEMANLSKNTIRYYMLKESMASNLRKLNIVIKDGR, encoded by the coding sequence CTTTAGAAATATAAATATACTAGAAAAATCAATGGATGCTTGTTGGCTTAGAAATGAAGCTATATCTAATAATATAGCAAATGTAAATACGCCAAAATTCAAAAGAAACGTAGTGAAATTTGAATCTATTTTGGCACAAAATATATCAGGTCAATCTATAGAAGAAAAGTTGACCCATGAAAAACATTTGTCAGTAGGGAATAGTAGCATAGATCAAATGAAGCCAATGGTTACAAAGGATATTACAAGTAAGTATAGGAAAGACGGAAACAATGTAAATGTGGATGTGGAAATGGCAAATTTATCAAAAAATACAATACGTTATTATATGTTAAAAGAATCTATGGCATCAAATCTTCGAAAACTTAATATAGTTATTAAAGATGGGAGGTAG